In one Bacteroides sp. genomic region, the following are encoded:
- a CDS encoding type I phosphomannose isomerase catalytic subunit, producing MHKLYPLKFQPVYKDKVWGGTRLKSLLGKDFSPLPNCGESWELFAFSKDSSVVRNGFLSGNTLPEVIEVYMGDLVGDKVFEQFGEEFPLLVKFIDTNDYLSVQVHPDDALGMKRHNSYGKTEMWYIIDAEPGAEIISGFNREVERETLRRHIEQNTLRDIMVAKPVKKGDVLYLPAGKVHAIGAGITLCEIQQASDVTYRLYDWDRPGTDGKPRELHIEQAMEAIDFSKAEEFTLDYEPVFNDRVSLVSDKHFTTKLLTFDRKIELDYYLVDSFVLLVCLEGGFTLSYPGGSEEVAKGDVVLVPADIRQVSYVPQTSCRVLETYIG from the coding sequence ATGCATAAATTATATCCTTTAAAATTCCAGCCTGTCTATAAAGACAAGGTTTGGGGAGGCACGCGCCTGAAATCATTGCTGGGAAAAGACTTTTCGCCTTTGCCGAATTGCGGCGAGTCGTGGGAACTGTTTGCCTTTTCGAAGGACAGCTCTGTGGTGCGCAACGGTTTTCTCAGTGGGAATACCTTGCCTGAAGTCATTGAAGTATACATGGGTGACCTGGTCGGGGATAAGGTATTCGAACAGTTTGGAGAAGAGTTTCCCCTGCTGGTGAAGTTCATTGACACCAACGATTACCTGTCCGTGCAGGTACACCCCGATGATGCCCTGGGCATGAAGCGTCATAACTCCTATGGTAAAACCGAGATGTGGTATATTATTGATGCTGAGCCGGGCGCTGAGATCATTTCTGGTTTTAACCGCGAGGTAGAACGGGAGACCTTGCGAAGGCATATTGAACAGAATACCCTGCGTGATATCATGGTGGCAAAACCCGTAAAAAAGGGCGACGTGCTATATTTGCCGGCCGGAAAGGTACATGCCATTGGTGCAGGTATTACCCTCTGTGAGATACAGCAGGCCAGTGATGTGACTTATCGCCTTTATGACTGGGACCGCCCTGGGACCGATGGGAAGCCCAGGGAATTGCATATTGAACAAGCCATGGAGGCCATCGACTTCAGCAAGGCCGAAGAATTTACGCTTGATTATGAGCCTGTGTTTAATGATAGAGTCAGCCTGGTAAGCGATAAACACTTCACCACCAAATTATTGACCTTTGACCGAAAGATCGAGCTGGATTACTACCTAGTGGATTCTTTCGTGTTGCTGGTTTGTCTTGAGGGTGGCTTTACACTTAGTTATCCAGGGGGCAGTGAAGAGGTTGCCAAGGGAGATGTGGTGCTTGTTCCGGCCGACATCAGGCAGGTAAGCTATGTCCCGCAAACATCCTGCCGGGTGCTGGAAACCTATATAGGATAA
- a CDS encoding SRPBCC family protein, protein MYHLFRKQLLPISLEQGWAFFSDPYNLKTITPPDMGFEVLSFSGKKEIHSGQIIIYSVKPLMGVPVKWVTEITQAEGPFFFVDEQRSGPFSFWHHKHYLKSAENGVEMIDSLHYKMPFGWLGKLVHQIMVKRRLEQIFDFREKAIRERFGKVKE, encoded by the coding sequence ATGTATCACCTTTTTCGCAAACAGCTCCTCCCCATAAGCCTTGAACAAGGGTGGGCGTTCTTTTCTGACCCTTATAACCTGAAAACCATCACCCCGCCTGATATGGGCTTTGAGGTATTGTCGTTCTCAGGAAAGAAAGAAATACACTCGGGCCAGATTATCATCTATTCAGTCAAACCTTTAATGGGAGTCCCGGTCAAGTGGGTTACCGAGATTACACAGGCTGAAGGTCCGTTTTTCTTTGTGGATGAGCAGCGCAGCGGGCCATTCTCGTTCTGGCACCATAAGCATTACCTGAAATCTGCCGAAAACGGCGTGGAAATGATTGACAGCCTCCATTACAAAATGCCCTTCGGATGGTTGGGGAAACTGGTACACCAAATCATGGTAAAAAGAAGACTGGAACAGATCTTCGACTTCCGTGAAAAAGCCATCAGGGAGCGATTCGGCAAGGTCAAAGAATGA
- a CDS encoding glutathione peroxidase, which yields MIQAFFSGRKLSRPASAKSKTSFYDLKMVSLKGDTIPFGNFRGKKVLLVNTASKCGFTPQYAELEKLHQKYHKKLQIIGFPANNFMNQEPGSTDEIAEFCERNYGVSFLMSDKVSVKGNNKHPVYKWLTEKGKNGWNKKSPSWNFQKYLVDENGELKSVFAPTVKPFDDSIISQIED from the coding sequence ATGATTCAGGCCTTCTTTAGCGGCAGGAAACTGAGTCGACCCGCAAGCGCAAAGAGTAAAACCTCATTTTATGATCTGAAAATGGTTTCACTGAAAGGCGACACCATCCCATTCGGAAATTTCAGGGGCAAGAAGGTCTTGCTTGTTAACACCGCCAGCAAGTGTGGCTTCACACCTCAGTATGCTGAGCTTGAGAAACTGCATCAGAAGTACCACAAGAAGCTGCAAATCATTGGCTTCCCGGCAAACAATTTTATGAACCAGGAACCCGGCAGCACAGATGAAATCGCTGAATTCTGTGAAAGGAATTACGGGGTAAGTTTTCTGATGAGTGATAAGGTCTCTGTTAAAGGTAACAACAAACACCCGGTTTACAAGTGGCTCACCGAAAAAGGCAAGAATGGCTGGAACAAGAAATCCCCCAGCTGGAACTTCCAGAAATACCTTGTGGACGAGAACGGAGAACTCAAGAGCGTTTTTGCTCCCACCGTGAAACCCTTTGATGACAGTATTATTTCCCAGATCGAAGATTAA
- a CDS encoding glycosyltransferase family 2 protein yields MLSICIPVYNYDVRPLVKSLHRQALLLPAPAELLILDDASDPEFCLLNRELSDLDLVRYEELKENAGRSRIRNLLAKKARFPWILFMDCDSETPDEFFLKRYLDETGEILVVCGGRSYLSQPPADDTFLHWWYGTHREVRGAAERSMNPHLSFMTNNFMIPKSILQRIPFNENIKGYGHEDTLLGYELMKNKVTVKHINNPLLHIGLQGNREFLEKSREGVKNLAFINNYLDDGSELAKMVRLLKGFRLLKRLRLCSTFALGFRMLQKPLEANLLGKKPRLKWFDLYKLGYFCQNRHQA; encoded by the coding sequence ATGCTAAGCATTTGTATCCCGGTATATAACTACGATGTCAGACCACTGGTCAAAAGTCTGCATAGGCAAGCCCTCTTGCTTCCTGCACCTGCTGAACTCCTGATACTGGACGACGCCTCTGATCCGGAGTTTTGCCTGCTGAACCGGGAACTGTCTGACCTTGATTTGGTCAGGTACGAAGAACTCAAGGAAAACGCCGGACGGAGCCGCATCAGGAACCTTTTGGCAAAAAAAGCACGCTTCCCATGGATCCTGTTTATGGACTGCGATTCAGAAACCCCTGATGAATTTTTCCTGAAGCGCTATCTGGATGAAACCGGAGAAATCCTGGTTGTCTGCGGGGGAAGGAGCTATTTGTCCCAGCCCCCTGCCGATGACACCTTCCTCCACTGGTGGTATGGGACACATCGGGAGGTCAGAGGTGCTGCCGAAAGAAGCATGAATCCTCACCTTTCATTTATGACCAACAATTTCATGATCCCCAAAAGCATTCTTCAGCGAATCCCCTTTAATGAAAACATCAAGGGCTACGGTCACGAGGATACGCTCCTGGGCTATGAACTCATGAAGAACAAGGTTACCGTTAAGCATATCAACAACCCCTTGCTGCACATTGGCTTGCAGGGCAATCGCGAATTTCTGGAGAAAAGTCGTGAAGGAGTCAAAAACCTGGCATTTATTAATAACTACCTCGATGACGGGAGTGAACTGGCTAAAATGGTCCGCCTTCTCAAAGGATTTAGGTTACTGAAACGCCTCAGACTATGCAGCACTTTTGCCCTGGGCTTCCGAATGCTTCAAAAACCTTTAGAAGCCAACTTGCTGGGGAAAAAACCCAGGCTAAAATGGTTTGATCTTTACAAACTGGGATATTTTTGCCAGAACCGTCATCAGGCCTGA